Part of the Nitrosopumilus piranensis genome is shown below.
ATAACGAAGCAACATACTCAGACATACTTGGAGACTATGCAGGTAGTACAGAAGGACAAACTGCAGGGTCACTAGATGAATGGGATTAACAAGATAGTAAAATCATTCATCAGATTAAAATAATTAGTTTGGCAAATCTCTAAACATCATTGGAATTTTTATTAGAAAATATACTTAATCTCATAGGATTTTTGGTAGGACTTGGAATCGGAATAATGTCATTAATTGGATTTAGGAATACGGGCAGTCCTACATTGTTTAGATTAACAATTGCATTTTTTTCAATTAGTTTAGGGTTCTTTGTAATTTGGGCAGGATACATGGCAGAAGACTTTGTCATACAATCAGGAAATATAGAGAGATGGGTGCAAACTTTGGGAATTGCAATTCAAACAGTAGGATATTTTTTTATTGCATTTTCACACAGCATCAAATCATTTTTTCCAAAATCAAGTTACTTTAGATCAGTTGGAATCTTACCGTTGTTCTTGGTATCATCAGTACAACTAGAGCATCTATTCAGATCAGTTTCATTTATCTTGTTGGTGTATGGTGCAATTGAGACAATGCTGTCATACATTGATAATAAAAACAAAGGAGCAATCTCAGTTTCAATTGGATTAGCATTATTAGCACTTGGAGAATTTTTGGGATGGTATTCATTTGTATTCCCAGAATCAATTTTGTATTCAGTATCAATGGTAATCAAGATTGGCGGCCTGATTGCATTATTCATTCCAGTGAGTAAAGTTCCATTAACTAAGATAAAATTTGATGAAGGACTGGAATAATTCAGTCTAGGCTCGAAATTTACAATTTGTCAAATTCTTTTATCTTTTTGGTATATTGCAAAATATCAACGTCCTATCATAGAAATTATCAAGATTATACCATAGGAAATGGCAGAGTATAGGACACATATGAAAATTATTGGTGATATACTAGCTACTACCAGAGATGATCTTCAAGACGAAGATGGGGCAACAGTAACTTATCTGATTAGAAAAGCAAACATTTCTCATTCTAGAATTTCAAGAATTCTAAAGACATTGGTTTCTCAAGGATTATTAGAACAAGTCGACACACAAGGTTATAACAAATACAAAATTAGTCAAACAGGTAGAGAGTTCCTTCAAGCATATTACAAGTTTACAAGTTTTGCAGACAATTTTGGATTAAGCATCTAATCTTCTTCATCTAACTCATCTAAATTATCATCAAAGTCATCTTCAAAATCAGTGTCCGGATAATCCTCACTAGACATACCTTACAATAAAAAAAATTTGATGTTAAAAACTTATTCAAAAGAAAATGGTAATAAAACAAAAAAATTAGGACAAAACATTGAAAGTAAATTGCAATAAAGAAGGAATTGGAAAAGCATCAGAAATAATAGAGGAAGGAGGAATAGCTGTATTTCCAACAGATACCGTTTACGGGATTGGTTGCAATCCTTATGATAAAAAAGCTGTAAAAAAAGTCTATGAGA
Proteins encoded:
- a CDS encoding winged helix-turn-helix domain-containing protein, giving the protein MAEYRTHMKIIGDILATTRDDLQDEDGATVTYLIRKANISHSRISRILKTLVSQGLLEQVDTQGYNKYKISQTGREFLQAYYKFTSFADNFGLSI